The Herpetosiphonaceae bacterium genome segment GCGTCAGTCGCTCGATTTCGCGCTGCTGGAGCAGGCGGTGCAGCATCTCGCGCGGCAGCACGCCGCGCTGCGGCTGCGCTTTGTCCGCGACGCGCACGGCTGGCAGCAGTTCGATCCAGGCGATACTCCCATCATCCCTTGCGCGCACGTCGATCTGTCAGCGGTGCCGCTGGCCGAGCAGCCGACCGCGATCGAGCAGGCCGCCGCCGACGCTCAGGCCAGCCTGGATCTGGCGCATGGCCCCCTGATGCGCGTGGTGCTCTTCGATCGCGGCGCGGATCAGCCGCAGCGTGTGCTGCTCGTGATCCATCATCTAGTGGTCGACGGCGTATCCTGGCGGATTCTGGTCGACGACCTTCAGACGGCCTATCGCCAGCTTGCGCGCGGCGAGGCGGTGGCGCTACCGCCCAGAACCACCTCGTTCCAGCGCTGGGCCGCGCAGGTGAGCGCTTTCGCGCAGACCGACGCGCTGCACGCCGAGCTGCCGTACTGGCTGCGGCTGGCGGATCGTCCGCTGCCGCGTCTGCCGCTCGACAATCCACACGGCGCGAATCTGGTCGCTACCGCCCGCGAGATCACGCTGGCGCTGGACGCCGAGGAGACGCGCGCGCTGCTCCACGACGTGCCGCCGGTCTATCACACCCAGATCAACGACGTGCTGCTGACCGCGCTGATCCAGGGCTTCGCGGCGTGGACCGGCCAGCACGCGCTGCGGCTCGATGTTGAAGGCCACGGACGCGAAGATCTGCTGGCCGGTGTCGATCTGTCGCGAACCGTCGGCTGGTTTACCAGCGTCTTTCCGGTAGCGCTCGATCTGCCGCATACGTCCGATCCGGGCGCGGCGCTCAAGGCCGTCAAGGAGCACCTGCGGCACATTCCCAGGCGCGGCATCGGCTACGGCCTGCTGCGCTACCTCAACGCCAACGATGGCGCGGCTGGGCTGCGGCTGCTGCCGCCCGCCGAGATTAATTTTAACTACCTGGGCCAGACCGATCAGTCGCAGGCGTCGTCGCTGTTCGCCGCCGCCACAGAGTCGAGCGGTCCCAACGTCGATCCGCAGGCGCAGCGGCCTTATCTGCTTGAGATCAGCGGCATCGTCAGCGGCGGCCAGTTGCGCTTGCAGTGGCTCTACAGCGAGCAGCTTCATCATCGCGCCACGATCGAGGCCTTCGCGCAGCACACGCTGGCGGCGCTGCGGGCGCTGATCCGGCATTGCCTTGCCTCTGAGGCGGGCGGCTACACGCCCTCGGATTTTCCGGCGGCCAGAGTCAGCCAGGGCGATCTGAATAAGCTGCTGGGGATGATCGGCAACAAAGGAGGAGCGACGCCACGATGAGCGCCGACCAGATCGAGAATATCTACGAACTTTCGCCGATGCAGCAGGGAATGCTGTTTCACTCGACGACGGTGCCAGGTTCGGGCGTGTATGTCGAGCAGGTGAGCTGCGTGCTCCACGGCGCGCTGGATATTGCCGCGTTCGAGCGTGCCTGGCAGGAGATCGTCGCGCGCCATCCGATCCTGCGAACGGCCTTCTACTGGGAAAATCTCGAAAAGCCGCTGCAAGTGGTCTATCGCTCGGTGCCGGTGCGCGTGGAGCGGCAGGACTGGCGCGATCTGTCGCCTGAGGAGCAGGCATCCAGCCTGGCCGCGTATCTGGCCTCTGAACGGCAGCGCGGCTTCGAGCTGTCGCAGCCGCCGCTGCTGCGGCTGACGCTGGCGCGAATCGCAGACGATGCCTACCGCTTCGTCTGGAGCCACCACCACATCTTGCTGGATGGCTGGTCGCTGCCGCCGCTGCTGACGGAGGTGCTGCGCTGCTACGAGGCGTTCCACGACGGTCGTGCGCCAAGCATGGAGCGCTCGCGGCCATACGGCGATTATATCGCCTGGTTGCAGCAGCAGGACACGCTGCGCGCGGAGCAGTTCTGGCGACAAGCGCTCCAGGGTTTTACCACGCCCCCGACGCTTGGCGCGAACGGGCGGCACGCGCACCAGGCCCACCAGACCACAATCGCCGCCGAGCATGACCTGACGCTTTCGGCGGATGCCACGGCGCTGCTTCAGGCATTTGCCCGCCAGCATGGCCTGACGTTGAACACGCTGGTGCAGGCTGCCTGGGCGCTGGTGCTCAGCCAGTACAGCGGCGCAGCCGATGTGCTCTTTGGCGCGACGGTTTCAGGACGGCCCGGCGAACTCGCGGGCGTCGAGCAGATGGTTGGGCTGTTCATCAACACGCTGCCGGTGCGCGTGCAGGTAGCGCCCGACGCGGAGGTGCTGCCCTGGCTTCAGCAGCTTCAGGCGCAGCAAACGCTGCTCTGGCAGTACCAGTACCTGCCGCTGGTCGAGATCCAGCGCTGCGCGGACGTTCCGCCCGGCCAGCCATTGTTCGAGAGCATACTGGTCTTTGAGAACTATCCGCTGACCGATCTTTCCGATAGCTGGTCCGGCAGTGTTCGGTTGGAGGATGTTCAATTCTACGAGCAGACCAACTATCCGCTGACGGTGGCCGCGTTTCCGGGTGCCGAGCTGGGCTTGCGAATCAGCTACGATTGCCAGCGATTCGCGGCGGACGAGGCCGCGCGCTATCTTGAGCATCTGCACACGCTGCTGCTGGCGCTGGCGGCGAATCCTTACGGCCGTCTGGCCGATCTGCCGCTGCTGACGCCCGCCGAGCAACATCTCCTGGCGCTGTGGAATGCCACCGGCGCGCCGCGCGTCCCTGTGACGATCCATGAGCTGATCGAGGAGCAGGTTGCGCGCACGCCCGACGCCGTGGCGCTGGCCGTCGTGGATGCTGCGGGCGATAGCGTGGCGCAGGTGACGTATCGCGAGCTGGACGAGCGCGCGAATCAACTGGCGCACGAGCTGCGGACGCTGGGCGTTGGGCCGGAGAGCCGGGTCGGGCTGTGTCTCCATCGCTCGATCGAACTGCTGGTGGGGCTGCTCGGCATTCTCAAGGCGGGCGGCTGCTATGTGCCGCTCGATCCGAGCTATCCCCAGGAGCGGCTGTCGCTGATGATCGAGGATGCGCAGATGCCGGTGATCCTCACGCAGGAGCGGCTGGCGGCGGAGCTGGCGACGACTCAGGGGCGGCTGCTGCGCCTGGATACGGATTGGCCCGCAATCGCCCGGCACCCGGTTGAGAAGCCGGACGTGCCCGTGTGCGCCGATCATCTGGTGTACGTGATCTACACGTCGGGCTCCACCGGACGGCCCAAGGGCGTGCTGATCGAGCATCGGTCGCTGGTCAACCACACGCAGACGATGACGCAGCGCTTTGGTTGTATGCCGAATGATCGGCTGCTTCAGTTCTCATCGCTCAGCTTCGACGGGGCGGTCGATAGCGTCTTTCCGGTGCTGCTGCTCGGCGCGACGATCGTGATGCCGTCGACTACCGCGATCAGCAACGCCGATCTGGTCCGGCTCTGCGAGCGGCAGGCGATCACGCTCCTCGTCATGCCTGCCGCCTTCTGGCAGCAGTGGGCCGTCGATATGCATCCAGGGCCACAGCCAATGATGCCCGCGCTGCGGCTGGTGCTGGTCGGCGGCGATAGCCCCGATCAGGCGAGTATCCGATCCTGGCACCGAGTGGTAGGCCGCGACCTGCCGGTGTTCAATGCTTATGGACCTACCGAGGCGACGGTCGCGGCAACGCTTTACCAGACGACGTGTGCGCAGGCTGCCAGGCTCCGCAGCGCCAGGCTGCCGATCGGCGTTCCGCTGCCGAACGTCCAGGTGTATCTGCTGGACGCGCAGTTGCGCCAGGTGCCGATCGGCGCGACCGGCGAAGTGTATATCGGCGGCGCGGGCGTGGCGCGGGGCTACCTCAATCGGCCTGATCTGACCGCCGAGCGCTTCGTGCCCGATCCCTTTGCGCAGCAGCCCGGCGCTCGCTTCTACCGCACGGGCGATCTGGCGCGCTACCACGCTGACGGCAACCTGGAGTTTCTTGGTCGCGGCGATCGTCAGGTCAAGCTGCGCGGCTTTCGCATCGAGCTGGGCGAGATCGAGGCTGCTCTACGCCAGCATCCCGCTGTGCGGCAGTGCGTGGTGCTGGCGCGGGAGGACCGGAACGGCGACAGGCGGCTGGTGGCGTACGTCGTAGAACAACAGAACAAAGGAACAAGGGAACAAAACGAAGAACAAGGAACGGGTGCCGTGCGGGTGCCATGCGGGTGCCCTCTGGGCATGGGCACCCGGCATGGGCACCCGGCACACAAAGAACCGGGTGCCCTCTGGGCGCACCAGGAAGCCGAAACTCGAAACTTGGAACTTGGAACTTGGAACTTGGGCCTCCGCGAGTTCCTGGGAGCACGTCTCCCCGCCTACATGGTGCCGAGCGCGTTCGTGGTGCTGGACGCGCTGCCGCTCTCGCCCAACGGTAAGCTCGACCTTCGGGCGCTGCCGCTGCCGGATTCCGGCGGCTCGGATCTGGTTGGTGGGGCTGTGGGGCCGCGCACATACGTGACCGATATGCTGCTGACGATCTGGTCGAGCGTGCTGGGCCGCGATCGGATCGGCCTGCATGATAACTTCTTCGAGCTAGGCGGGCACTCGCTGCTGGCGACGCGCGTCGTCTCGCAGGTGCGATCGATCTTCCAGGTCGAGCTGTCGCTGCTCAGCGTCTTCGAGGCTCCGACGATCGCGGCGCTGGCCCAGCAGATCGAGGCGGCGCTCCAGACGAGTCAGTCGCTTGCGCTGCCGCCGATCGGTGCCACGGGAGCCGACCGCGCGCCGCTTTCGTTTACGCAGGAGCGGCTATGGTCCTTCGATCGGCGCGATCCGGGCAACCCGGCCTTCAACATTCCGACAGCGGTGCGGCTGCGGGGTGCCGTGGACATCGCCGCATTGGAGCGCAGCCTCAACAAGCTGGTGCGGCGGCATGGCGCGCTGCGCACGACAATCGCCGAGCTAGACGGACAGACGATCCAGATCGTCGCGCCTGAGCTTACGCTGCATGTGCCGGTCGTCGATCTCGCCGAGCTGCCGCCGCACGAGCGCGAGGCCGAGGTGCGGCGGCTCATCGATGAGGATGGCCTGCGTCGCTTCGATCTGACTCGGGGGCCGCTCCTGCGCTGCACCGTGCTGCGTGTCGCGCCCGCCGAGCACGTGCTCTTGCTGACGCTGCATCACATGGTGTCGGATGGCTGGTCGGTGAGCGTGTTTGTGCGCGAGCTGGCGACGTTCTACGCCGCAGATGTTGCCCAGGATGCGGCGGCGCTGCCCGATCTGCCGATCCAGTACGTCGATTATGCGATCTGGCAGCGACGGTGGCTCGACCCAGGAGCACCCGGCGACGTCCTCGATCGGCTGCTGTCGCACTGGAAGCAGCAGTTGGCCGACGTGCCGCACGTGCTGCATCTGCCGACCGATTTTCCGCGTCCGGCAGTACGCACCTTCAGGGGCGGTCAGGAGAGCCTGCGGCTGCCTGAGACGTTGAGTGGGCAGATTCGCGACCTCAGCCGCAGCGAAGGGGCGACGCTCTTTATGACGCTGCTGGCGGCGTTCAACATTGGGCTGTGGCGTGTCACCGGCCAGAGCGATATGGTCATTGGCTCGCCGAGCGCCGGGCGGGTGCTGGCGGAGACGGAGCACCTGATCGGCCTGTTCATCAATACGCTGCCGCTGCGTCTCCGTCTCGACGCCGACCTCACCTTTCAAGATCTGCTTGGCCGGGTCCGCTCCACGACGCTGGCGGCGTACGCGCATCAGTATTTGCCGCTCGGCGTGCTGCTGCAAGCGCTCGACCTGCCGCACGATCCGCGCTACACGCCGCTGTTTCAGGTGGTGTTCAATATGCTCAACGTGCCTGACGTGCGCGCCGAGCTATCGAGGCTGACGATCGAGGCCGTGCCGCCGCCGAATATCGGCTCAAAGTTCGATTTCACGCTCTACGTCCAGGAGGCCGAGGGATCGATCCAGCTTGATCTGGTCTATAACGCCGACCTGTTCAGTGCGGCGCGGATGCGGCATCTGCTGACGCAGTTTCAGCGCCTGCTCGTCCAGGTCGTCGCGGAGCCAGCGCAGCCTATCGCGGGCTTTGGCTGGGAGGCGTACGCGGCATGATTGCAGGTCGGTCTGCTGGTTTGTGACAATCACATTCGGTATTCGCAGGGGCGACCCGGCGGGTCGCCCTACAACCGATAATCGTTATTACTGCAACATCGGCAGCGAGAGATACGCATCGGGCACAAAGAGGCTGCCCTGCGTGGTGCCCTGCGGAGCCAGCCGGTGCAACTGCTGCGCCAGGTCATGCGTCGATTGCTGGCCGCTGAGCGTCTCCCAAAACGCGCTGGCAATCTGCGTTACCTGCGCGGCGGTTTCGTGGACGAATTCGAGGCGGAAATGCCGAATGGCCGCGCCCTGCCACTGATCAAGATGGCGGCTGGCCTCCTGTGCCTCCGCGCCGAAGACGGTGTTGCGGCAGCCAACGTCGGCCATGACCGGATGCGCGCGCCCGTGTACGTCTTGCAGCGCCACGCGATGTTTCTCGCACGGATGCCCGCAATCCTTGAAGCTCGTGCCGGTGGAGAGGAAGCGGCAGAAGACGCAGTGCTCGGTGTGGAATACGGGTAGATGCTGGTACGCCACCACCTCGATGCTCTCCGCGCCGATGCTGCGGGCCAGGCTGGCGATCTGCGCCGCGTTCAGATCGTGGGTCGGCGTGACGCGCTCCAGTCCAAGGTCGAGAAACAGATCCGCCGACAGCGCATTGGCCGCGTTCAGGCTAAAATCGCCGATCAGCGGCGGATGCTCGCTCTCCCGCAGCGCGTACAGCAGGCCGCTGGATCGCACCAGGATCTCACAGTCGAGCTTGAGCAAGAAGCGCACAACGCGCTGCTCGCTGGGCTTCAGGATGCGCGGGCTGGCGACACGCGCGGTAATGCCGCTGGCCTGCACGCGCTCCACCGCCGGACGCAGCCCGTACAGCTCAAGGTAGTCCAGCGTGATGCTCGCCGGTTGCAGATCGAGCGCCGCCTCCAACTGCTCAGGCGTGCGGACGAGCAGATGCAACTGCGGCGCGCCCGGCTCCGGCGCTGTGGTCGCGCGGCGGGTCCGGGCCAGCGCGGCCTCCAGTGTCTCAAGCGGATCGCTCAGCGTGACGGGACGCGGCTGCTGCTGCAACGTCGCCAGCTGCTCGACGGCCTCGCGGCGCAGGTTGTTCAGCAACGAGCTTGGCGCGAACGGTCGTCCACGCAGATCCAGGCTCAGGTCGGCCAGGGCGTACGGCGTGGTGCCCAGACGACCAAGCTGCTCGCGGGCGAATTCGGGCGTGAGCGCCTGGCGCTGCGCAGCCCTGAGCGGCTCAGGCGAGCGCACCACGACTCGCACCTGCGGCTGCTCGGCCAGCGTCCACTCGACTTCCAGCG includes the following:
- a CDS encoding condensation domain-containing protein, producing the protein LTPNGKVDRKALPQPERTSAPTTLVAPRTETETTLARIWADVLGLEHVGIHDNFFALGGDSILSIQIVARANQAGLHVTPGQLFQHQTVAELAAVATLTTVAEAEGDAAPGPVPLTPIQRWFFEQRLTNPQHFNQSLLLEPRQSLDFALLEQAVQHLARQHAALRLRFVRDAHGWQQFDPGDTPIIPCAHVDLSAVPLAEQPTAIEQAAADAQASLDLAHGPLMRVVLFDRGADQPQRVLLVIHHLVVDGVSWRILVDDLQTAYRQLARGEAVALPPRTTSFQRWAAQVSAFAQTDALHAELPYWLRLADRPLPRLPLDNPHGANLVATAREITLALDAEETRALLHDVPPVYHTQINDVLLTALIQGFAAWTGQHALRLDVEGHGREDLLAGVDLSRTVGWFTSVFPVALDLPHTSDPGAALKAVKEHLRHIPRRGIGYGLLRYLNANDGAAGLRLLPPAEINFNYLGQTDQSQASSLFAAATESSGPNVDPQAQRPYLLEISGIVSGGQLRLQWLYSEQLHHRATIEAFAQHTLAALRALIRHCLASEAGGYTPSDFPAARVSQGDLNKLLGMIGNKGGATPR
- a CDS encoding amino acid adenylation domain-containing protein, giving the protein MSADQIENIYELSPMQQGMLFHSTTVPGSGVYVEQVSCVLHGALDIAAFERAWQEIVARHPILRTAFYWENLEKPLQVVYRSVPVRVERQDWRDLSPEEQASSLAAYLASERQRGFELSQPPLLRLTLARIADDAYRFVWSHHHILLDGWSLPPLLTEVLRCYEAFHDGRAPSMERSRPYGDYIAWLQQQDTLRAEQFWRQALQGFTTPPTLGANGRHAHQAHQTTIAAEHDLTLSADATALLQAFARQHGLTLNTLVQAAWALVLSQYSGAADVLFGATVSGRPGELAGVEQMVGLFINTLPVRVQVAPDAEVLPWLQQLQAQQTLLWQYQYLPLVEIQRCADVPPGQPLFESILVFENYPLTDLSDSWSGSVRLEDVQFYEQTNYPLTVAAFPGAELGLRISYDCQRFAADEAARYLEHLHTLLLALAANPYGRLADLPLLTPAEQHLLALWNATGAPRVPVTIHELIEEQVARTPDAVALAVVDAAGDSVAQVTYRELDERANQLAHELRTLGVGPESRVGLCLHRSIELLVGLLGILKAGGCYVPLDPSYPQERLSLMIEDAQMPVILTQERLAAELATTQGRLLRLDTDWPAIARHPVEKPDVPVCADHLVYVIYTSGSTGRPKGVLIEHRSLVNHTQTMTQRFGCMPNDRLLQFSSLSFDGAVDSVFPVLLLGATIVMPSTTAISNADLVRLCERQAITLLVMPAAFWQQWAVDMHPGPQPMMPALRLVLVGGDSPDQASIRSWHRVVGRDLPVFNAYGPTEATVAATLYQTTCAQAARLRSARLPIGVPLPNVQVYLLDAQLRQVPIGATGEVYIGGAGVARGYLNRPDLTAERFVPDPFAQQPGARFYRTGDLARYHADGNLEFLGRGDRQVKLRGFRIELGEIEAALRQHPAVRQCVVLAREDRNGDRRLVAYVVEQQNKGTREQNEEQGTGAVRVPCGCPLGMGTRHGHPAHKEPGALWAHQEAETRNLELGTWNLGLREFLGARLPAYMVPSAFVVLDALPLSPNGKLDLRALPLPDSGGSDLVGGAVGPRTYVTDMLLTIWSSVLGRDRIGLHDNFFELGGHSLLATRVVSQVRSIFQVELSLLSVFEAPTIAALAQQIEAALQTSQSLALPPIGATGADRAPLSFTQERLWSFDRRDPGNPAFNIPTAVRLRGAVDIAALERSLNKLVRRHGALRTTIAELDGQTIQIVAPELTLHVPVVDLAELPPHEREAEVRRLIDEDGLRRFDLTRGPLLRCTVLRVAPAEHVLLLTLHHMVSDGWSVSVFVRELATFYAADVAQDAAALPDLPIQYVDYAIWQRRWLDPGAPGDVLDRLLSHWKQQLADVPHVLHLPTDFPRPAVRTFRGGQESLRLPETLSGQIRDLSRSEGATLFMTLLAAFNIGLWRVTGQSDMVIGSPSAGRVLAETEHLIGLFINTLPLRLRLDADLTFQDLLGRVRSTTLAAYAHQYLPLGVLLQALDLPHDPRYTPLFQVVFNMLNVPDVRAELSRLTIEAVPPPNIGSKFDFTLYVQEAEGSIQLDLVYNADLFSAARMRHLLTQFQRLLVQVVAEPAQPIAGFGWEAYAA